Within the Microcoleus sp. FACHB-672 genome, the region GCCGGGTCTGGAGCCAGGTCATATCTATTTACAGTTCCCTATAATTTGAGCGAGGAACCTTTTTTTTCCGCGCCAAAATGCACCCGTTATTTCCCAATCTTATTAATACCTCTATAAAAATTGCTCTGGATAGGGTCGCTAAATTTGGATTAATTTTTAGGTGAAGGCTGCTAAATAGAGAGTCCAGCAATTTTAAACATTACGTCTGAAGAGGGGGCCACAGGCGAGGATCGGGTGCTGCACCACGCCCCTGAGATGGGGCAAGGCTGCGCCAACCGAAAGGTCGTGTGTTTATGAATGACCGTGCTTTTAGCCCCTGGATTTGCCTGTGCCGGCCACCTGAATATGCACCCTCACTGGAAAACTCTCCCCTGTAGGGATAGAGCATCCAAAATATTATCGCCGATATGCTTGACGATTGCTTCAGCGTTAATACTTCTCTTAACTCCTGTGTTGAGAATGAAAAACAAGCGACCGAAGGACTAGAAGACTATCCTGGGTTCATTGTGCCATCGGGCATCGTTGCGCCATTCATCGCGGCACCGGCTAGATTTGTGTGGTCGAGGATGGCATCTGTTAAATTGGCATTCCACAGGATCGCTTTGACTAATTTTGTGCCGCTTAAGTGTGTGCGAGTTAAGTCTGCACTTGTTAAATTTGCCTCGCTTAAGTCTGCACCTGTTAAATTCGCTCCCGTTAAGTTGGCTTTTTGCAAGATCGCTGAGGTGAGTTTGGTGAAGGTGAGATGGGTGCCGGTCAGATTTGCTTCCGTTAAATCTGCACCGGCAAGGTTGGCTTTATTTAAATCTGAGCCGGTGAAGTTGACAAATTTCAAATTTGCACCGGCAAGGTTGGCACTGAACAGCCGTGAGCCAATAATTTGCATTTGTGCCAGCGATAACCCACCCAAGTCAGCGCCGGTTAAATCTGCGCCGATTAGGTTTGTCTCACAGAATTTTGCCTGAGTGAATTTGGCCCCGATCAGACAGGCACTCGCTAAATTTGTGCCCACCAACTCTGCGCCAAAAAGGTTCGCGCCGGCTAAATTTGTCCCCACTAAGAAAGCGTGATTAAGTTTTGCCCCAGCAAGATTTATGCCGGTTAAATTCGTGACTCTCAGATCGGCTCCGCTCAGGTCTACCCCGCAGAAATTCCTTTCCCCGCCGACATATCGTTTTAGAAGTTCTTCACTTTTCATGAATTGTCTGTATTTTACACAAAATAAGCTTTGCAGGAGCTTGCTATGAAGATTAATAACATTTAACTTGCTATTCCAGGCTCAATGCCGGCGGCTACAACGGTTCCCCCTTTAC harbors:
- a CDS encoding pentapeptide repeat-containing protein; this encodes MKSEELLKRYVGGERNFCGVDLSGADLRVTNLTGINLAGAKLNHAFLVGTNLAGANLFGAELVGTNLASACLIGAKFTQAKFCETNLIGADLTGADLGGLSLAQMQIIGSRLFSANLAGANLKFVNFTGSDLNKANLAGADLTEANLTGTHLTFTKLTSAILQKANLTGANLTGADLSEANLTSADLTRTHLSGTKLVKAILWNANLTDAILDHTNLAGAAMNGATMPDGTMNPG